In Henriciella litoralis, the genomic window GTGCGGCCCGGCGTTTCGAGTGTGCGGCGCATGAGGAGCGCGGCGCACCAGGCTTCCTCGCCATCATCATCGGCTTCGATGAGGGTGAGGCCGGAGAGGCCGTCTTCCGCGAAGTCCTCCGGGCGGCGACCGCCTGCAAGCTCATTCAGGCGCTTCAGCCAGTGGGCGGTGCCATCAGCAGGGGCGAGCGCCTCATGGATGAGGGCGCGGCGGGCTTCGGCTTTCTCGTCGGACTTAAGACCCGGCCAGTCGGCAACTTCATCAGGCTGATAGTCGAGATCGGCGAGCGTCTGCGCGAGGGAGAATTGCGGGTGGCTGGGCGAGGTTGCGATATCGGCCCAGGCATCCTTGTCGACAGAGCGGTCGAGGCCGGGCAGGACGATGAGGGCGCGCGGGAGATGAAGCGCGGCTTTCATCAGTGTGCGGCCTGTCGGGTCTGCGCCGGTCGAGCCCGCAATGATGACATCGCCTTTTGGCGGGGTAGCGGCCCAGCTATCGGCGACGGCTTTCGCGGCAAGCAGGCGGCGGGTGTAGGGGTCTTCGCGGTCCTGAAGGCGGAGCGCATCCGGCCAGGCCTCGATGATGATCTTCAGGAACTGGACGGACTTTTCCCAATGTTGGGAGAGCTGCTGATCCTCGACCACGGCATCGAGCTGGTCCCAGTCCACCTCGCCAGAGAGGGCGGCCTGATCGAGGAGGCGCGCAAGCTCCCGCGCAGCGGCGAGCGATGAAGCGGGCGGAATGGGTTTGCCCTGGCGGTCATAATATTCACTGACGAGACGCGAGAGCTGACCGAGGCGTTCAGCAGGCGAGATGGCGGGCGGCAGGTCAGCGAGGGCGGACTCAGTACCGGGTGGCGGCTCATCGCTTTCAAGATCGCCGAGCGGGCGAATGTCCGGCATCAGGATGGTTGTGCCGCCGGCCGCCTTGAAGAGGGCGAGCGCTAAAGCGCGGGCCGAGCGCCGGTTTGGCACATAGATGAGATCATCCGCGAGCGCGTCGGCATTATTGGCGAGGTCTTTTTCTTCCGCCAGCGCGCGGGCGAGTTCTTTCAGGAAATCAGCGCCGGGCGGAATGGTGCGCAGCTTCGGGGCGCCGGGCGCGAAAAGGCCGGGCGCGCTCATGCCCCGTGGCACTTCAGCCACATTTCAGCGTCGCGCAGGGCTTGCGGGTCGCCGACATGCAGCCAGAAGCGATCAAGTGCAAATCCATGCATCCGGCGATTGGGCAGAAGCTCTGACCAGATGCGGAAGGCCGAAAACGGCTCGGCGGCATGGGCGGCGTAAAGGGTGGGATTGACGATGCGCAGGCCCGCATAAGCCCAGGGCGCGGCGTCGGCGTCGCCGCGATGGGTGAGCGCGCCATCCTCATCGAGGAAGAAGTCCCCCTTGCCGCCAAAGCCGAGGCAGCGCTGGGTGTCTGCCAGCAGCAGGATTTCATCCATGCGGGAGGGGAAATAGGCGTCGGCGAGATCGATCAGCGGCTGGGGATCATTCGGCATCCAGAACGCGTCAGTGTTGACGACGAAGACCGGATCGTCGCCGAGCAGCGGGGCGGCCTTTGCGAGCGCGCCGCCGGTTTCCAGAACCTCATCGCTTTCGTCGGAGAAGACCACTTCGACCCCGCCAATGCCGCGGGCATGGGCTTCGACCTGATCGGCGCACCAATGGGTGTTCACGACGAGGCGTTTGACGCCGGCTTCAATGAGCGGGGCGAGTTGCCAGTCCATCAGGCGTTTGCCGGCGACCTCGAGCAGCGGCTTTGCGGTTTCATTGGTCAGCGGACGCATCCGCGTGCCAAGGCCCGCGGCGAGGATCATGGCGGTGTGGGGCAGAGCGTTCATCATGCGTCCTCGAAAATAAAGGGGGCGGTGTCGCGCACAAAGGCGGCCATGCCGGCGGCCGAGGGGTGTTCGAGATTGCGGGCGAGCAGGTATTTCTGGCGGGGCAGGAAGTCCCGGTAGCGGTCTTTTCCATCGCGGGCGATGAGGCGGGAGAAGATGCCGACAATGCGCAGGGCATTCAGCGTGCCGATGATGGCGAGGCGCTCGAGGAAGTCGGCTTCGGATTTGCCAGTCTTGTTGAGATAGGTCGCGATGGCGGCGCTATGGGCGTCTGGTGAGACGGTGCGGCGGGCGTCCTGGACGAGCATCGCCATGTCCCAGGCGTCCCAGCCGATGACGGCGTCCTGAAAGTCGAGCAGGCCGACACGGGCGCGGCCTTCGCGCTCTGGCAGCCAGATGAGGTTCTCGGCGTGGTAATCACGCAAGGTGAGCTCGCGCGGGAAATCGCGGGCGCGCTCCAGCAGGACATCTAGCTCTCGTGACCAGGTGGCGTGGTCGGCGTCGGTCATCCGCATGCGGGTGTCGAAGCGGGGAAACCAGTTGGCGAACAGGCTGGCATTTACGTTGAGGGCCAGATCATCAAAGTCGAGGATCGGCCAGTCGCGGCCAAGGCCATGGAGCTTGTGAGGGGTTTCAAGCGCGTGGAGATCGGCCAGAGCGGCGGCGGCAGCGGTGTAGAGCGTCACCTCGTCGGTGCCCTGCTCGATGAGGCGGGCGAACTCATTCTGTGTGCCGAAATCCTCGATGATGGCGAGGCCGAGCGGGGCGCTGCCGGTGTAGATCTCAGGCGCGCTGAAGCCGTTGGACTTTAGCCAGCCACCGATCGCGGCAAAGGCTTCGACGCGGGAGGCGGCGAGGCGGGACTGCTTGTTCCAGCCGCCCGCGAGGCGTTCCTCGGCGCTCATCTCAGGCGTGCACGGATCATCCTCGACAAGCGGGGCGTCCATGAGAAGGGCGGTCGAGCCATCCGGGCGCGTCAGGCGTCCATAGCGGCGGGTGGAGGCGTCCTGACCCAGCCAATCGAGGCGCGCATCGGCCCAACCTTCCTCGGCGAGGAAGGCTTCGATCTGCATCTGCCGGTCTGCGTCAAATCCCATGCAGGCGAGATTGCCAGTCTTC contains:
- a CDS encoding nucleotidyltransferase family protein gives rise to the protein MMNALPHTAMILAAGLGTRMRPLTNETAKPLLEVAGKRLMDWQLAPLIEAGVKRLVVNTHWCADQVEAHARGIGGVEVVFSDESDEVLETGGALAKAAPLLGDDPVFVVNTDAFWMPNDPQPLIDLADAYFPSRMDEILLLADTQRCLGFGGKGDFFLDEDGALTHRGDADAAPWAYAGLRIVNPTLYAAHAAEPFSAFRIWSELLPNRRMHGFALDRFWLHVGDPQALRDAEMWLKCHGA
- a CDS encoding aminoglycoside phosphotransferase family protein, whose translation is MGFDADRQMQIEAFLAEEGWADARLDWLGQDASTRRYGRLTRPDGSTALLMDAPLVEDDPCTPEMSAEERLAGGWNKQSRLAASRVEAFAAIGGWLKSNGFSAPEIYTGSAPLGLAIIEDFGTQNEFARLIEQGTDEVTLYTAAAAALADLHALETPHKLHGLGRDWPILDFDDLALNVNASLFANWFPRFDTRMRMTDADHATWSRELDVLLERARDFPRELTLRDYHAENLIWLPEREGRARVGLLDFQDAVIGWDAWDMAMLVQDARRTVSPDAHSAAIATYLNKTGKSEADFLERLAIIGTLNALRIVGIFSRLIARDGKDRYRDFLPRQKYLLARNLEHPSAAGMAAFVRDTAPFIFEDA